The nucleotide sequence TTCTGTGCTGTTAATCTCCACAAGGAATACCTTTATCCGTCTCCCTTTATCTTATCTCCCTCTGTCTATActtcctcccctctttcttGTGTCATTTCCCTGCATTACTTATATCCCTCCCCTATTTACGCCGAGGCCTTCATTAGTGCTTCCTGGCCTAGAAGATCTTGGCTTATCTCTCAGTCCTGCGACTATCTCCAGGGCTTAGTAATGATTTAAGAACTCAAGTAGAAAGACTCAACCGTAATTATAATTATAAGTAAGTCCAGCTTGCATTGTGTCGTTCAAAGCACCATCAGGCTTTATAAAACACTTGCCAGAAATCTGGCTTCGTTAGCTTGAGATGATCAAAAAGCTGTGTCGTCAGCAGTTGATCAACCCAGTGTTTCTGTCCCAGAGTGCAGAGGAAATTGCTTTGCGTTACTGCTCAGCTAAAGTTCCCCAGGAAGCTACGCAGAGGTTTCAGGGAAATTCAATCAGTAGCTTGGGAGGAACTCTTTAGCTACCATGGCTTCAAACCCTCTTGTAACCCCAGTTCTCCCTGTATTACTCCCAAGGCGGTCAGTGGATCTTAAGCACAGCATCAAATGATCTTTTATTGGTTGTGTGACAACTGAGACACAAGTGTGATCTACCTCCATTATATCACAGACTACTGTTCCTTTCAGTGGAAAATGATGTACTCTGTAAAAACACAACTGTGGCAGATGAATAACAGTGGAGAAAATGACAGCCAAATTGTATGGTCCTTCTAATGTTGTGCTTTAAATATTGATGATAACCTGTCTCTGCTTTATTGGTGTTTTCAGAGTTGTTGTTTGGAATTTAGAGAAATGAAACTACTGCCTCAAATGTCCTTTTCAGTCGATATGagccagcctgtgtgtgtggacgtgccGTCGGCAACAGAAGCGGTCCTCGGCGAACCCATGAAGCTGACCTGCATCGCCTGTatgaagagggaggaaatcAAAGCGAGGACGCGGGTTGATTGGTACTACATGCccacaaaggaaaaaaatgtccCACCCAACAAGACTCACGTAGGTCCAGCTATGTAATAGTATGTGATGTGACGCACCTGGGCTTTCTACTCTTAGGGTTTCACGCACGCCGTCTCTGACTTTCAGATATACAGGTTTGAGGATTACAACCTTATTGAGATGGATGGACCGTTTAAAGGCCGTCTATTCTGGAATGGGacccaggacctgcaggacctgtCCATTCGGATCAACAAAGTCAAGTACGATGACAGCGGGGTCTACGAGTGCCACGTTTTTCGCAGATTTGAGTTCAACTTGTTTGCGCCCACAGTTTTGATCACCAAGGACATCAAGTTGAGAGTGAAGGAGAAAGGTGCGACTTAAATGCTGCTCAGC is from Takifugu rubripes chromosome 11, fTakRub1.2, whole genome shotgun sequence and encodes:
- the scn3b gene encoding sodium channel regulatory subunit beta-3 isoform X2 encodes the protein MVTQPGVQLHMLVLLFSVVDMSQPVCVDVPSATEAVLGEPMKLTCIACMKREEIKARTRVDWYYMPTKEKNVPPNKTHIYRFEDYNLIEMDGPFKGRLFWNGTQDLQDLSIRINKVKYDDSGVYECHVFRRFEFNLFAPTVLITKDIKLRVKEKASQDTAALYSEITMYVLLVFLTSWLLVEMVYCYRKISRSDEQTQDAAFPILDAFKAF
- the scn3b gene encoding sodium channel regulatory subunit beta-3 isoform X3, which encodes MVTQPGVQLHMLVLLFSVVDMSQPVCVDVPSATEAVLGEPMKLTCIACMKREEIKARTRVDWYYMPTKEKNVPPNKTHIYRFEDYNLIEMDGPFKGRLFWNGTQDLQDLSIRINKVKYDDSGVYECHVFRRFEFNLFAPTVLITKDIKLRVKEKASQDTAALYSEITMYVLLVFLTSWLLVEMVYCYRKISRSDEQTQDAAY
- the scn3b gene encoding sodium channel regulatory subunit beta-3 isoform X1, whose amino-acid sequence is MVTQPGVQLHMLVLLFSVVDMSQPVCVDVPSATEAVLGEPMKLTCIACMKREEIKARTRVDWYYMPTKEKNVPPNKTHIYRFEDYNLIEMDGPFKGRLFWNGTQDLQDLSIRINKVKYDDSGVYECHVFRRFEFNLFAPTVLITKDIKLRVKEKASQDTAALYSEITMYVLLVFLTSWLLVEMVYCYRKISRSDEQTQDAATSYLAIPSEQKVTPDAPVTQ